Proteins co-encoded in one Gouania willdenowi chromosome 1, fGouWil2.1, whole genome shotgun sequence genomic window:
- the LOC114472322 gene encoding CREB3 regulatory factor-like, which produces MPQPGMNEMEPAFGEAYGVHRGLLSPYPLAMSPQGGRTEHDQSVLLMLGSPASPRKRPFELLSDLVDDGGFGEDLHPERWDVSALDEMTRFTKLGLGVGGELLACSEEAVLMGRWVRSREEQKEEEEQRERKNQHSTAPIVTQEIQSTAAGTQGGHRTDTGRLARGGQTEGGSEERTVEVYQVGQEQEEVVAAGLVLEHRSEEHNYSLSQGGEPGARPGHNSPQTEGVQVEETQLVEVQSKTELEEEEEEKQVEVEEEEEEADETEVEAELSSSSDTECEVETTPVKPQGERPSKRRCFWEYRRARESSSKKKLGGDVRWSLSWSSSTLPSTLYRREGKKGRRKARKTDASDLTPNPQKLHNIGEQLQKLNTAIDGMGPVNDLPAVARARSRKEKNKLASRACRLKKKAQHEANKIKLWGLNQEYETLLAALLRIKEVIRRRVESSEEEDTDERGMTQRLEDILKESSGPLVAGRTKDFVQRILAASAGGQNQRSGPPTAED; this is translated from the exons ATGCCTCAG CCGGGTATGAATGAGATGGAGCCTGCGTTTGGCGAGGCCTATGGGGTGCACAGGGGTCTCCTGAGCCCCTACCCTTTGGCCATGTCACCACAGGGGGGCAGGACTGAGCATGACCAG AGTGTGCTCCTTATGTTGGGCTCCCCTGCATCACCAAGAAAACGCCCATTTGAGTTGCTGAGCGACCTGGTGGACGACGGAGGTTTTGGCGAGGACCTTCACCCAGAGCGCTGGGACGTGTCCGCTCTGGATGAGATGACCCGCTTCACCAAGCTCGGCCTCGGGGTCGGGGGCGAGTTGTTGGCCTGCTCTGAGGAAGCCGTCCTCATGGGCCGTTGGGTGAGGAGCCGGGAGGAGCAGAAGGAGGAAGAAGAGCAACGGGAGAGGAAGAATCAACACAGCACAGCTCCTATAGTCACCCAGGAGATACAGAGCACTGCAGCAGGGACACAGGGGGGGCACAGAACTGACACAGGACGGCTTGCACGAGGAGGACAGACTGAGGGGGGGTCAGAGGAGCGCACGGTGGAGGTTTATCAGGTGGGGCAGGAGCAGGAGGAAGTGGTGGCAGCAGGGCTGGTTCTGGAACACCGCAGCGAGGAGCACAACTACTCCCTGAGTCAGGGAGGGGAGCCGGGAGCTCGACCAGGGCACAACTCCCCCCAGACAGAGGGGGTGCAGGTGGAAGAGACCCAGCTGGTGGAGGTTCAGTCTAAGACAGAgttggaggaagaggaagaagagaaacaggtggaggtggaagaagaagaagaagaagcagatgAAACTGAAGTGGAAGCTGAACTTTCGAGCTCCTCGGACACTGAATGTG AAGTAGAAACGACACCGGTCAAGCCACAGGGCGAGCGACCTTCAAAGCGCCGCTGTTTCTGGGAGTATCGCCGAGCTCGAGAATCGTCCTCCAAGAAGAAACTTGGCGGTGACGTTCGCTGGTCTCTTTCCTGGAGCTCCAGCACTCTTCCCAGCACATTGTACCGAAGAGAGG gtAAAAAAGGGCGCCGCAAAGCCCGGAAAACAGACGCCAGCGACTTGACACCCAACCCCCAGAAGTTGCACAACATTGGCGAGCAGTTGCAGAAGCTCAACACTGCTATAGATGGCATGGGCCCAGTCAACGACCTGCCTGCTGTAGCTCGAGCCCGATCACGCAAAGAGAAGAATAAGCTCGCCTCCAG AGCCTGCCGCCTGAAGAAAAAGGCCCAGCATGAAGCCAACAAGATCAAACTGTGGGGCCTCAACCAGGAATATG AAACCTTGTTAGCTGCCCTCCTGCGGATTAAGGAGGTGATTAGGAGGCGAGTGGAGAGCAGCGAGGAGGAGGACACGGATGAACGAGGGATGACCCAACGTCTGGAAGACATCCTTAAGGAGTCCAGCG GTCCCTTAGTTGCCGGGCGGACCAAAGACTTTGTGCAGAGGATTCTGGCTGCGAGCGCAGGAGGTCAGAACCAACGCAGCGGGCCTCCGACAGCAGAAGACTGA